Proteins co-encoded in one Mycobacterium mantenii genomic window:
- a CDS encoding acyl-CoA carboxylase subunit beta, whose protein sequence is MLQSTLDSEAAVFTDAASAAIAKLQEIDTELANALAGGGPKYVERHHDRGKLTARERIELLVDQDSPFLELSPLAAWGSAFKVGASTVTGIGVVEGVECMIVANDPTVKGGTSNPWTLKKILRANQIAFENRLPVISLVESGGADLPTQKEIFIPGGRMFRDLTRLSAAGIPTIALVFGNSTAGGAYVPGMSDHVVMIKERSKVFLAGPPLVKMATGEESDDESLGGAEMHARVSGLADYFAVDEVDAIRIGRRVVARLNWIKQGPKPKPVTEPLFDTEELIGIVPADLRIPFDPREVIARIVDGSEFDEFKPLYGSSLVTGWAQLHGYPIGILANARGVLFSEESQKATQFIQLANRSNTPLLFLHNTTGYMVGKDYEEGGMIKHGSMMINAVSNSTVPHISLLIGASYGAGHYGMCGRAYDPRFLFAWPTSKSAVMGGAQLSGVLSIVARAAAEARGQQVDEEADAAMRAAVEGQIEAESLPLVLSGMLYDDGVIDPRDTRTVLGMCLSAIANGPIKGTSNFGVFRM, encoded by the coding sequence GTGCTGCAGTCCACCCTCGACAGCGAGGCCGCCGTCTTCACCGACGCGGCGTCGGCGGCCATCGCGAAACTCCAGGAGATCGACACCGAGCTGGCCAATGCGCTGGCTGGCGGCGGTCCCAAATACGTTGAGCGCCATCATGACCGCGGCAAGCTGACGGCGCGCGAACGCATTGAATTGCTCGTCGACCAGGATTCGCCGTTCTTGGAGCTCAGCCCATTGGCGGCCTGGGGCAGCGCCTTCAAGGTCGGCGCCAGCACGGTCACCGGCATCGGCGTTGTCGAGGGCGTCGAATGCATGATCGTCGCCAACGACCCGACGGTCAAAGGCGGCACCAGCAACCCGTGGACCCTGAAGAAAATCCTGCGGGCCAACCAGATTGCCTTCGAGAACCGGCTCCCGGTGATCTCGCTGGTGGAATCCGGCGGCGCCGATCTGCCCACCCAGAAGGAGATCTTCATCCCCGGCGGACGAATGTTCCGCGACCTAACCCGGCTCTCGGCGGCCGGGATCCCCACCATTGCTTTGGTATTCGGCAACTCCACCGCGGGCGGTGCCTACGTCCCGGGCATGTCGGACCACGTGGTGATGATCAAGGAACGGTCCAAGGTATTCCTCGCGGGTCCCCCGCTGGTGAAGATGGCCACCGGCGAGGAATCCGACGACGAATCACTCGGTGGCGCCGAAATGCACGCCCGGGTATCCGGTTTGGCCGACTACTTCGCCGTCGACGAAGTCGACGCGATCCGGATCGGCCGGCGCGTTGTCGCCCGGTTGAACTGGATCAAGCAGGGGCCGAAACCCAAACCGGTCACCGAGCCGCTCTTCGACACCGAGGAGCTCATCGGCATCGTGCCCGCCGACCTGCGCATCCCGTTCGATCCGCGCGAAGTGATCGCCCGCATCGTCGACGGTTCCGAATTCGACGAATTCAAGCCGCTGTACGGGTCCTCGCTGGTGACGGGCTGGGCCCAGCTGCACGGCTATCCGATCGGCATCCTGGCCAACGCGCGCGGGGTGCTGTTCAGCGAGGAGTCCCAGAAAGCCACCCAGTTCATCCAGCTGGCCAACCGCTCCAACACGCCACTGTTGTTCCTGCACAACACCACCGGCTACATGGTGGGCAAGGACTACGAAGAGGGCGGGATGATCAAGCACGGTTCGATGATGATCAACGCCGTGTCCAATTCGACGGTCCCGCACATCTCGCTGCTGATCGGCGCCTCCTACGGCGCCGGCCACTACGGCATGTGCGGTCGCGCCTATGACCCGCGGTTCCTCTTCGCGTGGCCCACCTCCAAGTCCGCGGTGATGGGCGGCGCGCAGCTTTCGGGCGTCCTGTCGATCGTGGCCCGCGCGGCCGCCGAGGCACGCGGGCAGCAGGTCGACGAGGAGGCCGACGCGGCGATGCGGGCTGCGGTCGAAGGCCAGATCGAAGCCGAGTCGCTGCCCCTGGTGTTGTCCGGGATGCTCTACGACGACGGGGTGATCGACCCGCGAGATACCCGCACCGTGTTGGGAATGTGTCTGTCCGCCATCGCCAATGGCCCGATCAAGGGAACGTCGAACTTCGGCGTCTTCCGGATGTGA